Part of the Schaalia odontolytica genome is shown below.
GATGAAGCCGCCGTAGCGCTTTGTCGCAACGCGCGGATCCAGGATCGCCACGACCCCACGGTCCTCGTTCGAGCGCAGCAACCGTCCCGTCCCCTGCGCCATCATGAGCGCCGCATGGGTGAGCGACACGGACATGAAACCGTTGCCACCCCGGCGCTCGACGTCCATGGAGCGCGCCTTGGCGACAGGATCATCGGGGCGCGGGAAAGGAATCTTGTCGATGACGACCAGGCGACAGGCATCCCCCACCACGTCGACGCCCTGCCACAGTGAGATGGTACCCACCAGGCACGAGTCGCGTTCGTCGCGGAAGCGTTGAATCAGCTGAGCGAGAGTCTCCTCCCCCTGCAGGTAGACTCTCAGGTCCGTGCGTTCTCGCAGGGCCTGAGCGCCCGCGATGGCGCCGCGCCGCGACGCGAAGAGCGCAAGCACTCCCCCCGCCGACGCGCGGGCGAGATCGACGAGTTCGTCGAGCAGCTGATCGGAGGGACCCTCGCGCCCCGGGGGCGGCAGGTGGGTTGCCACGTACCGGATCCCCTGTTGGGCGTGGTCAAAGGGGGACCCCACGTCAATGCCGTGCCACGGCACCCCCGACACCGCCATCCCCGCCTGGGCGGCAATATACTCAAAGCTCCCTCCCAGTGCCAGAGTCGCCGACGTCAGTATCGCGGGGCGCTGGCCAATTCCGACGCCGCCGATGGCGCCCGACACGTCGAGCGGCCCCACCGTCAGGCGCGCGTTCTCGGACTCATCCTTCGTGATGTAGGCAATCGAGCGGTCGGGGTCGCGTCCCCATTCGTCGATGGCTCCGATCAGTTCGTCAACCGCCGCGCGCGCCAGCGCCTTGGCGGCCGGCTCCCCCTGCGCGTCTGAGACCTCGTGGCTTGCGCGCCGGGCGGCCCCATCCAGCGCCGTCATGGCGTGCGTGAGCGCCTCGGGCCGATACTCCAGCAGGCCCTCGGGCAGGGGGGCAAGGGCAGCCCCGAGGCCTACCCCAGCCTCGTCGAGGTCCGCCGAATCCACCGACAGGTTGGAGCGGAGGGAACGGGCCACGCGGCTCACGCGTGCCACCGTCAGGTCGGCGGCTGCCTGGGATCGCACGCGATCGGCCAGCTCGTGGGCTTCGTCGACGACGACGGCGTCATAGTCTCCGAAGAGCTCGCCCTCCGTGCACGCGTTGATGCCGAAGAGGGAGTGGTTGGTGACGACCACATCCGCCTCGGTGGCCTGCGTGCGCGCCGCCTGAGCGAAGCACTCGTCAATGAGCGGGCAATGCTTGCCCAGGCACTCGGGCTTGGTCACCGACGCGTGGTGCCACGCGCGGTCGGAAACACCGGGCGTCAGATCGTCGCGATCCCCGCTTTCCGTCTCGCCGATCCACTCGCGGATGCGCATAATCTCGCCGCCGAGCTGTCCCGTCGGCCCCGCCTCCAGGTCTCGGCCCTCGAAGAGCGTCCCCTCGGCCGGATACCCTCCGTCGAGCTTGTGCATGCACGCGTAGTTCTGCCAGCCTTTGAGGACCGCGACCTTCAGCCGCACACCCGTCACCGACGCGACCGCGTCGATCGCCACGGGCGCATCCTTGACGAGAATCTGGCGCTGCAACGCAAGGGTCGCCGTCGACACGACGCCCCTGACCCCGCGCGTCGCGCAGTGCGTCAGCAGAGGCACGAGGTATCCGAGCGACTTGCCGGTCCCGGTGCCGGCCTGGACAAGCAGGTGCGTGCGATCCTCCAGGGCGGCCGCCCCTTCGGAGACCATCGATGCCTGTCCCTCGCGGGTGACCCCGCCCATCGCGGCGACGGCGGCATCGAGGACTCGCCCCGACGCCTCGACCAGGTTGTCGCTCACGCGCCGGTCACCGCCGTGCCGGCGACGGTTCCGCGCACCGCCTCACGCGCGACGACGGCCGCCAGTGCTGCATCGACGCGTGCGACGATCCGAGTACCGGCCTCCACGTACTCCTCCCGTTCCACCTCTCCTTCCTCGTGGATCCGATGCACGAGGGAGCCAGCCGAGTAAGGCAGGACAGCGTCAACGCAGACCCGCGGGCGCGGCAGCATGTCTTCCACGGCGGCGCGCAGCGCGTCCACGCCCCATCCGGTGCGCGCGCTCAGGGCCACCGCCCCGGGAAACACGGTGCGCAGAAGCGCGATCTGCTCGGGGGAGGCAAGGTCCGCTTTGTTCAGGGCGATCAACTCGGGAATGTCGCGGGCGCCCTCGATCGTGTCGATGACGGAGCGAACGGCCTGAACCTGAGACACCGGATCAGGGTGGGCGGCGTCCACGACGTGGACGATGAGATCCGCCTGCCCCACCTCTTCCAGGGTCGAGCGGAAAGCCTCCACCAGCTGGGTCGGCAGGTTTCGCACGAATCCGACGGTGTCCGTCAGCGTGTACTCGCGCCCGTCGGCCGCGCGCGCCCGGCGCACGGTGGGGTCCAGGGTCGCAAAGAGCGCATCCTGGACGAGCACGCCCGCGTCCGTCAGGCGGTTGAGCAGCGTCGATTTGCCCGCGTTGGTGTACCCGGCGATGGCCACCGAGGGCACCGCCCCCCTGCGACGAGACTGACGCTGCGTGCGCCGCGCCGGCTCCATCCGGGCGATATCCGCTTTCAGCTTCGCCATGCGCGTGCGGATACGACGCCGATCCAGCTCGATCTTCGTTTCGCCGGGTCCGCGCGACCCGATGCCCGCTCCCCCGGCGACGCGTCCGCCGGCCTGGCGGGACATGGACTCGCCCCATCCGCGCAGTCGCGGCAACAGGTACTCAAGCTGGGCGAGTTCCACCTGGGCTTTGCCCTCACGCGACTTGGCATGCTGGGCAAAAATATCGAGGATGAGAGCGGTGCGGTCCACGACCTTGGCATCCACGACGTCTTCAAGGCCTCGGCGCTGGGAGGGTGCTAGCTCCTCGTCGACGATGACGGTGTCGGCCTCCACGGCGCGAACGATCTCGGCGAGCTCACGCGCCTTTCCGGACCCCAAGTAGGTCGCCGGGTCGGGCTTGGAACGGCGCTGAATGATGCCGTCGAGAACCCTGGAACCGGCCGTCTCGGCAAGCGCGGCGAGCTCCCGTAACGAGTTCTCCGCCTCCTCCTCGCTCTGCGTGGTGCGCAGTCCAACAAGCACGACCTTCTCGAGGCGCACCTGACGGTACTCGACCTCGGAAATGTCGTCGCGATCCGAGGCCCCCGTATCGACGCGCCGCGTCCCCGCTCTCGCCTCGCGCTCGAGTTCCCCGGCGTCCCCCGAATGGTCCTGCCCCGAGGTCGAGGCGAGCGCGGTCCCCGAACGCGCAAGGATGCGCGCGACAACATCGTTGACGCGCTGGTCGCGGCGCGCGGTCGCGTCGTCGGAGCCGTTGGGGGTCGTGTCCATATCCGTCCTTCTCATGGGGGGGATTCCAGTGTCGCACGGACGGTCCTCATCTGCGCCGTCGCACGCGCCCGCGATAGGCTGAGTGCCGTGGACGATCAGTATTTCACCGACTCCTCCCCCGCACGCGGCGACGAGACTCGCCTCCTTGAGGTCAGCGCCCGCGGCTTCACGCTGTCGATGCGTGTCTCCTCTCGCGTGTTTTCTGCCTCCAAGCTGGACACCGGCACGCGCCAGCTCCTTGAGGTTGCCCCGGACCTGCCCCCTCGTGGAGCGCTCCTGGACCTGGGGTGCGGGTGGGGGCCCCTAGCGACCGTCATGTCGCTGGAGGCTCCCCGCTGCGAGGTGTGGGCGGTGGACGTCAACTCGCGGGCGGTCGACCTGACGGCCCGAAACGCGGCTGCCAACGGAGCGAGCGGCGTGCGCGCGCTCAAGGCCTGCGAAGCGCTCGCCGAGTCTGTGCGCTCAGCAACCTTCTTCGACGTCATCTGGTCCAATCCCCCCGTGCGTATCGGCAAGGAAGCGATGCACGAGATGCTCTCGCAGTGGTTGGGGCGCCTGGCGCCCGAGGGGTTCGCGTACCTGGTGGTCCAGCGTCATCTCGGGGCGGACTCGCTGATCGCGTGGCTCAACGATCAGGGTTTGGCGGCGCGCAAGTACGCGTCGAAGAAGGGCTACCGCATCATCGAGGTGCGCCGAGGCTGAGGGGCAGCTCCTCCTCCCCCGCTCCCGGAGGCGGGCACGCCGGAGTTGCCCGGGCGATCACGCAAGCCGAATGTCGGCGACGCGCATCGCGGGACCGGTGAGCAGCACGGACGCGTTCGTCACGCGCGGCGTACCCCCCGACCAGTCAATGACTCCGTCCAGCCCCACGCTCACCCTTCCTCCGGGGACATCGACGACCCATTGGGTGGGGGCCGTCGCTCCGCGCCGCAACGCCGTTGCCAGGGCGGCCGCGCAGCAGCCGGTTCCGCAGGCCTGGGTTTCGCCCACGCCCCTCTCGAGGACCCGCATCGCGATGTGGCCCAGCGACGAGCCGGGCGTGGTCAGGTCAACGACGAGTTCGAGGTTCGTGCCCGAGGCTGGCTCGGGAGCGTAGGAGGGGCGCTGGCCCGGGGCAAGGCGCGACACGTCGATCGTCGGAAGAGTGACGCCGCGCAGGGTCTCCTCGTCGGCCAGTTCGACGACCGTATGGGGGTTCGGCATGTCCACCCACAGGCCCCCCAGGACGCCGTCGACGCCGGGGATCCGCACCTCGATCGTCTCGCTGGCGGGGGAAGCTGCCGCGCCCATGTCGACGCGGTAGTGGGCTCCGTGCCCGCCATCTTCCTCCAGCGGGGTGACCCGTTTGATTCCGCCGCGCGTGACCACGTCCAGCGTCGCGCCGAGCGGCAGGTCCACGAGGCCCTCCCTCCTCAGGTGATCGACGAACACGCGCACGCCGTTGCCGCACATCTCGGCCTTGGATCCATCGGCGTTGCGATAGTCCATGAACCAACTCCCGTCGCGTTGAACCGCGCGGATGAAGCCGTCGGCGCCGATGCCGAAAGCCGGCGAACACAGGGTCGCCACCTCAGCCTCGCTGGGGTCGTACTGGTCGAATTGATCGGTCGCGACGACGAAGGAGTTGCCCGCGCCGTGGGCCTTGAAGACGCGCGCGTGACGGGGAAGCTGGGGAAACACCATGACCTCACCGTAGCGCCCTCGCGCTCTACCGCGCAGGAGCGAACCGCGTTAGGCGCGTCGTGGCGTCCGATCCGCCTGCGCGCGCATCAGGTCCACCGCCCGCGCGGCCACGGCGTCCTCCCCGCCCAGCTCCTCCACGTCCAGCCAGTGGACGCGAGGGTCGGGGCGCAGCCACTTCAACTGACGCCTGGCCAGCTGACGCGTCGCTCGCGCGATCGACTCCTCGGCTTCCTCCTCGCTCATCTGGCCATCGATGACGGCCAGCGCCTGCGAGTACCCGGTCGCACGGGACGCGGTCTTTGCCTCGCGCAGCCCCTCATCGATGAGGGAGCGGACCTCCTCGATGAGGCCGGCGCGCATCATCGCCCGCGTGCGCACCCCGATGCGTTTGTCCAGAGACTCCAGCGGGCGGCGCAGCGCGACCATGATCGCAGGCGAGAAAAACTCGTGGCGCGGCATGGAAGCCGAATAGGGGCGTCCCGTGACCTCGATGACCTCGAGCGCACGCACGATGCGACGCTCGTTTCGCGGGTCGATCCTAGTCGCGGAGATCGGGTCGAGGGAGGCGAGGCGCTCGTGCAGGCTGCGGACTCCGCCGGGGCCCTCGGCCTGACGCTGCAGGCGGGCGCGCACGTGAGGATCGGTGCCGGGAAAGTCGATAACGTCCAGGAGGGCGCGCTGGTAGAGTCCCGATCCTCCGGCGACCACCGCCACGCCGCCGCGCTCGTGAATATCGGCGACGTCGGCTCGCGCGTGCTTCTGGTAGGCGGCGACGGAGGCTTCGTCGCGGACGCTGAGCACGTCGATCTGGTGGTGGCGAATCCCGCGGCGCTCGCTCACGGGAGTCTTCGCGGTTCCCACGTCCATTCCCCGGTACAGCTGCAGCGCGTCAGCGGACACGATCTCCCCGTGGCCCGGCGCGCCGAGCACGTCGGGAAGCACGAGGGCCAGCTCGAGGGCGAGATCCGATTTGCCCGATGCAGTGGGTCCCACGACCGCACAGAGCACGTCAGAGGCGCGATTGACCGAAGACTCCATGAGAACCAGTGTACGGGCAGGTGCGCCCGATACCGCAGGACAGCGGCTAGGCTTAGGGCCATGAGTACAACAGACACGCCCCCGGTGACTCTCGACAGAGTCACCCACGCCGTCGAGGCCGCGGGCCTCATCCCCTTCGTGTCCGCCACCGGTCAGGTCGCGGCGATCCTGCCCAACCGAACCCTGCGCATCGCCGTGCCCGAAGGACACCCCGTTCAGGGGGTCGCTGAGTACCCGCGTTTCTTTGATGCCTCTCACGCCGAAGCGATCGCGTCCGCCGTTCGTCGGCTCAACGCATCAACCTACCTACCGAAGATCACTTCCGCGCCCACCGATGCGGGAACGATCGCGCTGCGTTTACAACACACCTTCAACTGGGTGGCCGGCGCCACCGACGCCCAGGTCACCGCCGAGGTTTCCCAGTTCATCATGGCATCGGTGGCCATGATGAACCAGCTTGATGTGACGTTCCCCGACCAGTGGACCAAGGAGGGCCGCGATGCCTGAGTGGAAGAGCTTTACCGTCGGCGAGGGAGGCACTGCGATGCCCGCTCCCGCCGCGCCGACTCCCGCGATGGAGCCCGACGACTTCGCGGCCAAGTGGGGCACCGAGGTCGCCGAGGTGACGATCGAGCGTATCGAGAACGTCCTGAAGGGCGACGGTTTGCCGCACGGCTCGGGCGAGTTCATCGCCGTGACCGAGCTGGAGGATGTACGCTTCCAGATCCACCGTGAGCCGGCTGACTCGCCGTGGGCGCAGATCGAGACGCGTATTGTTCCGGTCGGCGAGGGCCACACCGAGGCGTCTTTGCAGGAGGTCGCGAATCGGTGGAACACCGACCACCTGCAGCCGACCGTCTTTCCCATCGAAAACTCCGATGAGTGGGTGATGGTGGCTGCCTCGCGTTTCTTCGTGGGTGAGGGGCTGTCGGATCGACAGATTCACGCAATGCTGCGCAGGGGACTCATCATCGGGCTATCGGCAGCGCGTGAGCTGCCCGGCCTTCTCGGCCAGGATCGCACGCCCGAGGCGTGAGGGAGGGCCGTCTCCCGCCACCCGTGCCCCGCTGTCGGCTCTGAACTGCGCGCCGGGAGCGGGGCACTCTTGGTAGCGTGCGCCGACCACTTGCGACGGTGCGACGCGCGCCGCGCTAACGGCCGAGGCACCGATCGCTCGGGGGGGCTCGGATCGACCCGCACTGCCAAGAGTGCTCCCGCATGCCGATCGCCTCATCGTCGTGACGATCGCCACGAAGCTAAGGTAGCTCATGAGCAC
Proteins encoded:
- the hflX gene encoding GTPase HflX — translated: MDTTPNGSDDATARRDQRVNDVVARILARSGTALASTSGQDHSGDAGELEREARAGTRRVDTGASDRDDISEVEYRQVRLEKVVLVGLRTTQSEEEAENSLRELAALAETAGSRVLDGIIQRRSKPDPATYLGSGKARELAEIVRAVEADTVIVDEELAPSQRRGLEDVVDAKVVDRTALILDIFAQHAKSREGKAQVELAQLEYLLPRLRGWGESMSRQAGGRVAGGAGIGSRGPGETKIELDRRRIRTRMAKLKADIARMEPARRTQRQSRRRGAVPSVAIAGYTNAGKSTLLNRLTDAGVLVQDALFATLDPTVRRARAADGREYTLTDTVGFVRNLPTQLVEAFRSTLEEVGQADLIVHVVDAAHPDPVSQVQAVRSVIDTIEGARDIPELIALNKADLASPEQIALLRTVFPGAVALSARTGWGVDALRAAVEDMLPRPRVCVDAVLPYSAGSLVHRIHEEGEVEREEYVEAGTRIVARVDAALAAVVAREAVRGTVAGTAVTGA
- a CDS encoding ATP-dependent DNA helicase, which encodes MSDNLVEASGRVLDAAVAAMGGVTREGQASMVSEGAAALEDRTHLLVQAGTGTGKSLGYLVPLLTHCATRGVRGVVSTATLALQRQILVKDAPVAIDAVASVTGVRLKVAVLKGWQNYACMHKLDGGYPAEGTLFEGRDLEAGPTGQLGGEIMRIREWIGETESGDRDDLTPGVSDRAWHHASVTKPECLGKHCPLIDECFAQAARTQATEADVVVTNHSLFGINACTEGELFGDYDAVVVDEAHELADRVRSQAAADLTVARVSRVARSLRSNLSVDSADLDEAGVGLGAALAPLPEGLLEYRPEALTHAMTALDGAARRASHEVSDAQGEPAAKALARAAVDELIGAIDEWGRDPDRSIAYITKDESENARLTVGPLDVSGAIGGVGIGQRPAILTSATLALGGSFEYIAAQAGMAVSGVPWHGIDVGSPFDHAQQGIRYVATHLPPPGREGPSDQLLDELVDLARASAGGVLALFASRRGAIAGAQALRERTDLRVYLQGEETLAQLIQRFRDERDSCLVGTISLWQGVDVVGDACRLVVIDKIPFPRPDDPVAKARSMDVERRGGNGFMSVSLTHAALMMAQGTGRLLRSNEDRGVVAILDPRVATKRYGGFIMRSLPPMWPTTDPQVVRGALRRLAASRKE
- a CDS encoding YbjN domain-containing protein codes for the protein MPEWKSFTVGEGGTAMPAPAAPTPAMEPDDFAAKWGTEVAEVTIERIENVLKGDGLPHGSGEFIAVTELEDVRFQIHREPADSPWAQIETRIVPVGEGHTEASLQEVANRWNTDHLQPTVFPIENSDEWVMVAASRFFVGEGLSDRQIHAMLRRGLIIGLSAARELPGLLGQDRTPEA
- the miaA gene encoding tRNA (adenosine(37)-N6)-dimethylallyltransferase MiaA, translated to MESSVNRASDVLCAVVGPTASGKSDLALELALVLPDVLGAPGHGEIVSADALQLYRGMDVGTAKTPVSERRGIRHHQIDVLSVRDEASVAAYQKHARADVADIHERGGVAVVAGGSGLYQRALLDVIDFPGTDPHVRARLQRQAEGPGGVRSLHERLASLDPISATRIDPRNERRIVRALEVIEVTGRPYSASMPRHEFFSPAIMVALRRPLESLDKRIGVRTRAMMRAGLIEEVRSLIDEGLREAKTASRATGYSQALAVIDGQMSEEEAEESIARATRQLARRQLKWLRPDPRVHWLDVEELGGEDAVAARAVDLMRAQADRTPRRA
- a CDS encoding histidine kinase, producing MSTTDTPPVTLDRVTHAVEAAGLIPFVSATGQVAAILPNRTLRIAVPEGHPVQGVAEYPRFFDASHAEAIASAVRRLNASTYLPKITSAPTDAGTIALRLQHTFNWVAGATDAQVTAEVSQFIMASVAMMNQLDVTFPDQWTKEGRDA
- a CDS encoding class I SAM-dependent methyltransferase; the encoded protein is MDDQYFTDSSPARGDETRLLEVSARGFTLSMRVSSRVFSASKLDTGTRQLLEVAPDLPPRGALLDLGCGWGPLATVMSLEAPRCEVWAVDVNSRAVDLTARNAAANGASGVRALKACEALAESVRSATFFDVIWSNPPVRIGKEAMHEMLSQWLGRLAPEGFAYLVVQRHLGADSLIAWLNDQGLAARKYASKKGYRIIEVRRG
- the dapF gene encoding diaminopimelate epimerase; the encoded protein is MVFPQLPRHARVFKAHGAGNSFVVATDQFDQYDPSEAEVATLCSPAFGIGADGFIRAVQRDGSWFMDYRNADGSKAEMCGNGVRVFVDHLRREGLVDLPLGATLDVVTRGGIKRVTPLEEDGGHGAHYRVDMGAAASPASETIEVRIPGVDGVLGGLWVDMPNPHTVVELADEETLRGVTLPTIDVSRLAPGQRPSYAPEPASGTNLELVVDLTTPGSSLGHIAMRVLERGVGETQACGTGCCAAALATALRRGATAPTQWVVDVPGGRVSVGLDGVIDWSGGTPRVTNASVLLTGPAMRVADIRLA